The Afipia massiliensis genome has a segment encoding these proteins:
- a CDS encoding 3-carboxy-cis,cis-muconate cycloisomerase has translation MSSSLPPLLAPLLSSAAMRTVCDDEVYLQHMLDFEHALARAEAAVGIIPASAVVSIAKACHAESFDRVALAEAAVHAGNLAIPLVKMLTAKVADADPSAARYVHWGATSQDVIDTATMLGLRAAINALIVDLDRAITGFARMALRHRETAVVARTWLQHALPMPFGLKLAEYAAALHRSRRRLKRLRGETLALQFGGAAGTLAALGDKGLKVAEQLAQELSLPLPDAPWHTHRDRIADVASALAILTGTCGKIARDVSLMMQTDVAEAFEPAGKGRGGSSTMPHKRNPVAAARVLAAATMAPNLAATIFAAQIQDHERSAGPWHAEWPTLPTLQLVTSGALSAIAEIAEGLEVDAARMRANLDTTQGLVMAEAVAMALAEKIGKGEAHLIVEAASRRAIETRQHLRSVLAEDTRVTTHIDTGTLESLFDPMAYQGVAQTLIDRLLASLDSE, from the coding sequence ATGAGTTCATCACTACCTCCCCTGCTCGCACCTTTGCTGTCGAGCGCCGCCATGCGCACTGTGTGCGACGATGAAGTGTATCTGCAGCATATGCTGGACTTTGAGCATGCCCTTGCGCGCGCCGAAGCAGCGGTCGGCATCATTCCCGCCAGCGCCGTCGTCAGCATCGCGAAAGCCTGCCATGCCGAATCGTTCGACCGCGTGGCGCTTGCCGAGGCTGCGGTTCACGCTGGAAATCTCGCCATTCCGCTGGTGAAAATGCTGACCGCGAAAGTCGCCGACGCGGATCCTTCCGCCGCGCGCTATGTGCATTGGGGCGCAACCAGCCAGGACGTGATCGACACTGCGACGATGCTGGGCCTGCGCGCGGCGATCAACGCGCTGATTGTCGATCTCGACCGTGCAATCACGGGGTTTGCCCGGATGGCCCTCCGGCATCGCGAAACGGCAGTGGTTGCGCGCACATGGCTGCAGCACGCCCTGCCGATGCCATTCGGACTGAAGCTGGCGGAGTACGCGGCTGCACTGCATCGTTCGCGCAGGCGCCTGAAGCGATTGCGCGGTGAAACGCTGGCCCTGCAGTTCGGCGGCGCCGCCGGAACGCTTGCCGCTCTCGGCGACAAGGGTCTCAAGGTTGCCGAACAACTTGCCCAGGAATTGTCGCTGCCGCTGCCGGATGCGCCGTGGCATACGCATCGCGACCGAATCGCGGATGTGGCGTCAGCCCTGGCCATTCTCACAGGCACCTGCGGCAAAATCGCCCGCGACGTATCCCTGATGATGCAGACCGATGTCGCGGAAGCGTTCGAGCCTGCGGGCAAAGGCCGCGGCGGCTCGTCGACGATGCCGCACAAGCGCAACCCCGTGGCGGCGGCAAGGGTTCTGGCGGCGGCGACGATGGCGCCGAATCTTGCGGCGACGATATTCGCTGCGCAGATTCAGGATCATGAACGCAGCGCCGGCCCCTGGCATGCCGAGTGGCCGACATTACCGACGCTGCAACTGGTGACCTCGGGAGCGCTCTCCGCTATTGCCGAGATTGCAGAGGGCCTCGAAGTCGATGCCGCGCGGATGCGCGCCAATCTCGACACGACCCAGGGTCTCGTCATGGCCGAGGCCGTAGCGATGGCGCTGGCGGAAAAGATCGGCAAAGGCGAAGCCCATCTCATCGTCGAGGCCGCGAGCCGCAGGGCTATCGAAACCCGGCAGCATCTGCGCAGCGTTCTCGCGGAAGATACCCGCGTCACCACCCACATCGACACCGGTACGCTCGAAAGCCTGTTCGACCCGATGGCCTATCAGGGTGTCGCGCAAACGCTGATCGACCGGCTGCTGGCGTCGCTGGACAGCGAATAA
- a CDS encoding SRPBCC family protein, which produces MAMTMTGEVQLPASREVVWEKLNDPAILKACIPGCEELERAGDNQFQAVAKMKVGPVSARFKGKVTLSDFDPPNSYKISGEGEGGVAGFAKGGATVALAEKDGGTLLSYNVEAQIGGKLAQLGQRLINGAAKKLADEFFAKFADAVKAA; this is translated from the coding sequence ATGGCAATGACGATGACGGGTGAGGTGCAGCTTCCTGCTTCTCGTGAAGTGGTCTGGGAAAAGCTCAACGATCCGGCCATTCTGAAAGCCTGCATTCCAGGCTGCGAGGAATTGGAGCGGGCCGGGGACAACCAATTTCAGGCCGTCGCCAAGATGAAGGTCGGGCCGGTGTCCGCACGCTTCAAGGGCAAGGTCACCCTGAGCGATTTCGATCCACCGAACAGCTACAAGATCTCCGGCGAAGGCGAGGGCGGCGTCGCCGGATTCGCCAAGGGCGGGGCCACGGTAGCGCTGGCGGAAAAGGATGGCGGCACGCTGCTGAGCTATAATGTCGAGGCCCAGATCGGCGGCAAGCTGGCACAGCTCGGTCAGCGCCTGATCAACGGCGCGGCCAAGAAGCTGGCCGATGAATTCTTCGCGAAATTCGCAGACGCAGTGAAGGCGGCCTGA